One genomic segment of Oncorhynchus mykiss isolate Arlee chromosome 10, USDA_OmykA_1.1, whole genome shotgun sequence includes these proteins:
- the samsn1b gene encoding SAM domain-containing protein SAMSN-1b isoform X1, with amino-acid sequence MNLFCFSLEGSTDSLYEPALNKHPVIQEHSCRVPSRHNSRHSSPALRDRAKWRGSDPCIPTELSEAHKSHLKKKKRRSHVPTTSTSDNEAIDKTDTNVYWQSLREKQDFVHIKNNHKEEMGQGPCQRSVLAVEDRVEQLNSERREKEPTTQGVNFEAWNPNYEPPDSHQQNMTGDAEADMAESKGKLKRFQRLVKVKKGSQMGLDDGKTDSNCHLADSVFSNDSPVITCIGLGKKTEKKSSKADPPSPQKQQTKEANGKAVEGPWSTGVHDHHWGLTEFPPPWDVPYHTCHRPPGEPRNYGFDFTLPRATAWDHFESLVQELDSKQAPPVFSHQRVIRSITDLDISESTRSTSFGRFDSLRHQPAPVKPEENGGALSAEGEQVNSDQTRSGGIGKKMKAISLTMRKRMGRQYAKALSEEMCDETERDEEGEGDVVYGVHSFPKGHRKSSHSLESLYSLNSGQSSSSGVTSGSDGSSNRDSLRLDEELPLSYTGQFCGRARVHTDFVPSPYDTESLKLKVGDVIEIISKPPMGIWTGMLNNKVGNFKFIYVDLIVEKVPEPPQKMTHRRSRRPRPKTLQELLERLNLEEYASSLLLNGYQTVDDLRELKEQHLVELNVTDSEHRHRLMAAVECLQEPQSDGQKEGESNKEAKSPTESIKADLNCPRDSGCYMPSDCSDNSKEETDIHVPAALNHHPPMAQT; translated from the exons ATGAACCTATTCTGCTTCTCTCTG gAGGGCTCGACGGACAGCCTGTATGAGCCTGCTCTCAACAAACACCCAGTCATCCAAGAACACAGTTGTAGAGTTCCCAGTCGACACAACAGCCGACATAGCAGCCCTGCTCTGAGGGACAGGGCTAAGTGGAGAGGCTCAGATCCATGTATACCCACA GAGCTGTCCGAGGCTCACAAATCCCATTtgaaaaagaagaagagaag ATCACATGTACCAACAACGTCAACATCGGACAATGAAGCCATAG ATAAGACAGACACTAATGTCTACTGGCAGTCACTCAGAGAGAAGCAAGATTTTGTTCACATCAAGAATAATCACAAAGAAG AGATGGGTCAAGGTCCTTGTCAGAGAAGCGTGCTGGCGGTAGAGGACAGAGTGGAACAGCTGAACTCTGAAAGAAGAGAAAAAGAGCCCACAACTCAG GGGGTGAACTTCGAGGCCTGGAACCCAAACTATGAGCCCCCTGACAGCCATCAGCAGAACATG ACTGGGGATGCTGAGGCTGACATGGCTGAATCTAAGGGAAAGCTGAAGAGGTTCCAGAGGCTAGTGAAAGTGAAGAAGGGAAGCCAGATGGGACTAGATGATGGAAAGACTGACAGCAATT GTCACTTGGCAGACTCTGTGTTCAGTAACGACAGTCCCGTCATCACCTGCATCGGGCTGGGGAAGAAGACAGAGAAGAAGTCCTCGAAGGCTGACCCACCATCGCCACAGAAGCAGCAGACTAAGGAGGCCAATGGGAAAGCTGTGGAAGGACCTTGGAGCACTGGGGTTCACGACCACCACTGGGGCCTCACAGAATTCCCTCCACCCTGGGATGTCCCCTACCACACCTGTCACCGGCCCCCAGGCGAGCCCCGGAACTATGGCTTTGACTTCACCCTGCCCCGAGCAACAGCTTGGGACCACTTTGAGAGTCTGGTCCAGGAACTGGACAGCAAACAGGCGCCGCCAGTGTTCTCACACCAACGGGTCATCCGCTCGATCACAGATCTGGACATCTCAGAATCCACG CGCTCCACCAGCTTTGGCCGATTTGACTCACTCAGACACCAACCAGCCCCAGTGAAGCCAGAGGAAAATGGAGGTGCTTTG TCTGCAGAGGGGGAGCAGGTTAATAGTGACCAGACCAGATCAGGAGGTATAGGCAAGAAGATGAAGGCCATCTCACTGACGATGAGGAAGAGGATGGGCAGGCAGTACGCTAAAGCCCTGTCAGAGGAAATG TGCgacgagacggagagagatgaagaaggaGAAGGGGATGTTGTTTACGGCGTCCATTCATTTCCAAAAGGACACAGAAAGTCCAGTCACTCTCTGGAAAGCCTCTACAGTCTCAATAGTGGACAAAGCTCCTCca GTGGGGTTACCAGTGGATCAGACGGCTCCAGTAACAGAGACAGTCTGAGGCTGGATGAGGAGCTGCCCCTTTCCTACACAGGCCAGTTCTGTGGCAGAGCCCGGGTCCACACTGACTTTGTCCCCAGTCCCTACGATACTGAATCACTCAAACTTAAG GTAGGGGATGTGATTGAGATCATCAGCAAGCCTCCTATGGGGATATGGACAGGCATGCTGAACAACAAGGTGGGAAACTTTAAGTTCATCTACGTAGACCTCATAGTAGAGAAGGTTCCTGAACCGCCTCAGAAGATGACACACAGGAGGAGCAGGAGACCCCGCCCCAAAACGCTACAGGAACTCCTAGAGCGCCTCAATTTGGAG GAGTATGCCTCCTCCCTGCTCCTTAATGGGTACCAGACAGTAGATGACCTGAGAGAGCTGAAGGAGCAGCATCTGGTGGAACTCAATGTGACTGATTCTGAACACAGACATCGTCTGATGGCTGCCGTCGAGTGCCTCCAAGAACCCCAAA
- the samsn1b gene encoding SAM domain-containing protein SAMSN-1b isoform X2 gives MNLFCFSLEGSTDSLYEPALNKHPVIQEHSCRVPSRHNSRHSSPALRDRAKWRGSDPCIPTELSEAHKSHLKKKKRRSHVPTTSTSDNEAIDKTDTNVYWQSLREKQDFVHIKNNHKEEMGQGPCQRSVLAVEDRVEQLNSERREKEPTTQGVNFEAWNPNYEPPDSHQQNMTGDAEADMAESKGKLKRFQRLVKVKKGSQMGLDDGKTDSNCHLADSVFSNDSPVITCIGLGKKTEKKSSKADPPSPQKQQTKEANGKAVEGPWSTGVHDHHWGLTEFPPPWDVPYHTCHRPPGEPRNYGFDFTLPRATAWDHFESLVQELDSKQAPPVFSHQRVIRSITDLDISESTSAEGEQVNSDQTRSGGIGKKMKAISLTMRKRMGRQYAKALSEEMCDETERDEEGEGDVVYGVHSFPKGHRKSSHSLESLYSLNSGQSSSSGVTSGSDGSSNRDSLRLDEELPLSYTGQFCGRARVHTDFVPSPYDTESLKLKVGDVIEIISKPPMGIWTGMLNNKVGNFKFIYVDLIVEKVPEPPQKMTHRRSRRPRPKTLQELLERLNLEEYASSLLLNGYQTVDDLRELKEQHLVELNVTDSEHRHRLMAAVECLQEPQSDGQKEGESNKEAKSPTESIKADLNCPRDSGCYMPSDCSDNSKEETDIHVPAALNHHPPMAQT, from the exons ATGAACCTATTCTGCTTCTCTCTG gAGGGCTCGACGGACAGCCTGTATGAGCCTGCTCTCAACAAACACCCAGTCATCCAAGAACACAGTTGTAGAGTTCCCAGTCGACACAACAGCCGACATAGCAGCCCTGCTCTGAGGGACAGGGCTAAGTGGAGAGGCTCAGATCCATGTATACCCACA GAGCTGTCCGAGGCTCACAAATCCCATTtgaaaaagaagaagagaag ATCACATGTACCAACAACGTCAACATCGGACAATGAAGCCATAG ATAAGACAGACACTAATGTCTACTGGCAGTCACTCAGAGAGAAGCAAGATTTTGTTCACATCAAGAATAATCACAAAGAAG AGATGGGTCAAGGTCCTTGTCAGAGAAGCGTGCTGGCGGTAGAGGACAGAGTGGAACAGCTGAACTCTGAAAGAAGAGAAAAAGAGCCCACAACTCAG GGGGTGAACTTCGAGGCCTGGAACCCAAACTATGAGCCCCCTGACAGCCATCAGCAGAACATG ACTGGGGATGCTGAGGCTGACATGGCTGAATCTAAGGGAAAGCTGAAGAGGTTCCAGAGGCTAGTGAAAGTGAAGAAGGGAAGCCAGATGGGACTAGATGATGGAAAGACTGACAGCAATT GTCACTTGGCAGACTCTGTGTTCAGTAACGACAGTCCCGTCATCACCTGCATCGGGCTGGGGAAGAAGACAGAGAAGAAGTCCTCGAAGGCTGACCCACCATCGCCACAGAAGCAGCAGACTAAGGAGGCCAATGGGAAAGCTGTGGAAGGACCTTGGAGCACTGGGGTTCACGACCACCACTGGGGCCTCACAGAATTCCCTCCACCCTGGGATGTCCCCTACCACACCTGTCACCGGCCCCCAGGCGAGCCCCGGAACTATGGCTTTGACTTCACCCTGCCCCGAGCAACAGCTTGGGACCACTTTGAGAGTCTGGTCCAGGAACTGGACAGCAAACAGGCGCCGCCAGTGTTCTCACACCAACGGGTCATCCGCTCGATCACAGATCTGGACATCTCAGAATCCACG TCTGCAGAGGGGGAGCAGGTTAATAGTGACCAGACCAGATCAGGAGGTATAGGCAAGAAGATGAAGGCCATCTCACTGACGATGAGGAAGAGGATGGGCAGGCAGTACGCTAAAGCCCTGTCAGAGGAAATG TGCgacgagacggagagagatgaagaaggaGAAGGGGATGTTGTTTACGGCGTCCATTCATTTCCAAAAGGACACAGAAAGTCCAGTCACTCTCTGGAAAGCCTCTACAGTCTCAATAGTGGACAAAGCTCCTCca GTGGGGTTACCAGTGGATCAGACGGCTCCAGTAACAGAGACAGTCTGAGGCTGGATGAGGAGCTGCCCCTTTCCTACACAGGCCAGTTCTGTGGCAGAGCCCGGGTCCACACTGACTTTGTCCCCAGTCCCTACGATACTGAATCACTCAAACTTAAG GTAGGGGATGTGATTGAGATCATCAGCAAGCCTCCTATGGGGATATGGACAGGCATGCTGAACAACAAGGTGGGAAACTTTAAGTTCATCTACGTAGACCTCATAGTAGAGAAGGTTCCTGAACCGCCTCAGAAGATGACACACAGGAGGAGCAGGAGACCCCGCCCCAAAACGCTACAGGAACTCCTAGAGCGCCTCAATTTGGAG GAGTATGCCTCCTCCCTGCTCCTTAATGGGTACCAGACAGTAGATGACCTGAGAGAGCTGAAGGAGCAGCATCTGGTGGAACTCAATGTGACTGATTCTGAACACAGACATCGTCTGATGGCTGCCGTCGAGTGCCTCCAAGAACCCCAAA